In Candidatus Desulfatibia profunda, the sequence CGCTCAGCGATGAGCGTCCCGATCCCGATCCCGATAGCAAACAATTGTTTTCAAGGCAGGTTCTCAAAATCATCTAAATCCTTATGTTGTCCACTCGCTTTCTTATTAATCTTCAATTCAGTAATTTCAAGAACTCTTTGAAGTCTGGAGGTAGCACCATGTCCATAATTAATCCTTCTTAAAACTTCGATATGTCGCATTCTTTCAATTGGATCCTTAGAAAACCAATAACCCTTGTCATCTAATTGGTCTGACAATGACGCAACTGAAAAGAATCTTTTGTCCAATTTTATATCAATTAATTCTTTATCCATTCTTCTTTTCATTCCGTATTATTGCCCAACGCTCGGGCTGACAGGTGCGCGGGCATTTTTTCCGCGCATCCTTGTCCAGTCCGATGTTATGCCGCCTGTAGTTTCCGAACGTGCAGGATTTCTTTATCTTGCATTAAACGGACATCTTCGGCTTTAAGGGTTACGACAGCGACAGTGCCGCCATGTCCAGTTATAAATTCTATTTCAAAGGCTTTGTTGTCTTTGTAGGAATGTACAACAGCACCAATATCTCCTTTTTTAAGGGCGTGCTCAGGAAGATCCTTGGTCAAAACGACGGTGTCCAGTTCTTTTATCATTTCTCTCTCCTTTCAAAAAACAACTTTTCAGGCTGGATATGCCGTCACAAATCGCGGACGGGCATCTCGTGAATCAATTACCCAAACAGTACGTATCTGAACAGCTGTCCCGATAGGCGTAACAAGTTCTCCATCAATAACATACTTTGTCCCGAAATCAGAGAGAATTTCTTGGCAGACGCCTTCAGAACTGGCAATCATTACCAACGCATCCGCCAAGTCGTCGGCATTTTCTGCTGTATAGCCGATTGATCGAAAGTATCTGGCTTTTGCCCTTCCGACCGCATGTGTTTCAGACAAAAGGTAATTACCGAGTTTCTCCTTTGGAACATAAGCCTTTTCACAATTCGGAAGATTCGTTTTCATAGGATACCAACGTACCTCAAGATTGAATTTGATCGCCAGCATAACATGTATTAGTTGACCTTGGTGAAAAATGGAAATTGACACTTTTTGACAACTAAATCAAAATTGAAAAAATGCTTTAATCGAAATATCTTACTGAAATGTATATACATAGATATCTTTTTAAAGCTTCATTTAATGTGGCTTATCTATCAAGAAATGTGAAGCTCCCCGCCCTAACGGGCGGGGCTTCCCGGTAAGGATTTCGCCATTTTCTATAGCTCCCCTCGACCCCGCCCAACGGGCGGGGGTTCTGACGTGCGTCAGTGCTTCGCGTAACTTCCGGGACGTACATCAGTTTATAAGTTTCTCTCAGCCTGATTGTGAATAAGTGTTTTGTTTTTATATAGCCTGCCCGCCTTCATGCCGTTGGGCGTTTTGCTCCGGATCTATCGTTTCTTTTGTCTGCGGCCCTGTCTTTCCACATTCCCCTGGGCAGTAATTGCTGCATCTGCTCAACAATGGCAACTTTCTCTTCCCACGACAATGCCGCAAGAGTCTGCTTGCGCTGCGATCGATTTTCAAGGCAGGTTCTTAAAAATCATCTAAATCCTTATGTCGTTCACGAAGCCACTTTTTAAAGGAAGTCTGACTCTCTCCGGATGGTTTTCCAGCAAGAAGGCCCTCCACGCTTATGTCTTCGTCTATGTCTTCCCAGTGGATTCCTTGACCTTTGCCGATAAGCCTCCAGTTTGCTCGTTCTTCAGGACTGGCGTGTTCAAGGCGGGGGTACCAACCCAATGGGACCGAAATGGTGCGCCCATCACTGAAGTCAACGGTCAGGGTGTCCTCAGTCGAATGTACATCCACAGCATAGGGGATTTCGATTTCAACGGCCAAAATATTCATTCCATGCCTCCATCAAAGACTCTTGGTTTTTTTCAATAATACTACGAACCTGCTTTAATTCAAAACGATTAAATCCGCCACTATTCTGAAGGCGGATTGGATCGAGCCAGTCGTAACTTCCGGGACGTACATCAGTTTATAAGTTTCTCTCAGTCTGATTGTGAATAGCGGTTTGTGAGCAAACAATCAATCCTCAACCAGGCATTTTTCAAGCTCCAGCGCCAGCATCACCTTGCGTGAAATTTCCATCATGACGTCCTGATCCAATGTCCCGACATATTTTGTCAGACTTTTTTTGGGAACCGTATGGAGATTGTCGGCCTGAACAAAAGAAGATTTTGGCAAATTTGCTTTTTGATTGATGAATACTTCGGTCGGATAGCCTTTGCCTTGCGTCGTGATTTCAGCTACGGTTACTTTATTTAGATATTCCAACACTTTCTGCCTTGTCAGCACAACCACCGGTCGTTGACCGATTCTGCTGCCTAAATCAATCAGCCACACATCGCCGCGATTCATTCATCCCCCCACTGCTCGGTCTTGATCCATGTTTCCGACTCTTCTGTGCTGTCGGCTTTCTCTTTTAGCTTTGCAATCCATTCATTTTCAAATTCCTGGATTTGCTTTTCGCCCAACCAACGCTTTAATGCCTGCCGGACAATAGCAGAGCGTGACAACCTGGCAGTGGCAGCATATCGATCCACTGATTCAAGAAGCGTTTCATCGAAACTGATTTGAACATTCTTCATAATAATGCCTTTTCTGTATGTTAAAATCACCTATAAAATATATATTTTATTATACGTTACATTATACTGATTAGTCAACATGATAAATCCGGGTCGGACCCAATGCCGTCAACTTATCGATAAGTTGATGAAATATAACAATTTATCCAGGATGGCGTGCGGGACGTTCTCAACTTCTAAATATTTGTCTCGATAAGTTTAAAAGTTGAGAACGTCCCTAACTTTCCTTTTATTTTTCAACTCGCATTCTACCAATTCATCATTCGCTAAGGTTGCTTTTGCTATAAATTGCGGACGGACCTTGGAGGAGTTCAAATTCCGCTTCCTTAAACAATCTCTGGCAGACCCCGATATCAAAACCTCTTCCTTTGGAGGTATCTGCTTCGGTGTCACGCGGGTTGGTTCCCACTTCCGCCCAAAACAGGTTGGCGCCGGTTGTCGCGCCCAGCATGTTAGGCTCATGGGTACAATTGCCCATGAGTTTTATTCCCATGGCCAGCCGAACCACTGCAACTAAAAACGCCAGACGGTATTCGCTGATCATTCCATATTTTTCCATCTGGGACCCGGGGATGTTGATTCTGCGCATGGCGCCGCTGTAACAGGGCTTCATATCCCGGCCGATGATGATTTTTTCAACGATTTCATCGACAAAATGTTCGGGGCCAACCGGTTCAACACAGGTACCTATCAGAAGGCCTGTTTCCTGAGCGACCTTTACGGTATGCAGCCGGGTTTCGGGGTTGATATTGGTCTCCTTGCCCTCACCCATGCGAACAGCATGATAAATGCCGGTATATCCGGCCTCAATCAGTTGTTTTCCTTCTTCAAACCCAAAGTCACCTATATTGGCGATCATCACCGTTTCAGGTTTAAGCGTTGAATGAATTTCTTTTGAAATTTCAATAAATTTTTCAAATGGATAGTCTCCGGTACCCATAAGGAAAATTGCATTTGCTCCCTGTTTTTCAGCTCTCAGCGCCATTTCAGCAGCATCCTCGACGCTAAGCTCATTTTTTTCCTTAAAGATTTTATTCTTGGCCGCAAAAGCACAGAACGAACAATTATTGGGACAAGGCGACAGGTTGAGGCCGATTTGGGCATGAACCTCGGCTTTTCCCTTGGATGCCGCCCGATTGATCTCATCGGCACAACCTATTACGAATCCGGCCTCAGCCGAATGCGGTTTAATATTGAGAAGCATACGAAGATCATTTGCCGTGGGAAATCCTCCATCAAATACCTTTTTAATCACATCCTTGACATCTGAATTTATTCCCATTGCGTGTTCTCCTCTTTTTGGTTGAACCATTCAAGTTAACCCGGACTTTTCACGAGATTGAGACGTTTCAAAAATTTTCATGAAATGTCCGGGTTAAAGCTCTTCGGGTATAAACGCCACCACCTCATCGATTTGGGCGGTGTCGGCAAACAGCATCACCAGCCGGTCTACCCCAAGGGCGTTGCCGGCGGCTTCCGGCATATGTTGCAAGGCATCCAGAAATTTTTCCGGCAGCGAATATACGGGCTTGCCTGCCAGCCTGCGAACGGCTTGTTCATGTTCGAAGCGGCTTCTCTGTTCGACGGAATCAACAAGTTCGGTAAAGGCGTTGCACAGCTCAAGACCGCCGATATACAGCTCGAGGCGCTCGGCAACCAAGCGGTCATCGCTTTTGAGTCTGGCAAGGGCACTGGCGGCAGCCGGGTAATCAAAAAGGAACAGGGGTTTTGGGCGTCCAAGATGCGGCTCGATTTCAACAGCCATGATTTCATCGAAACGATGATTCTCAAGGGCTGTCTGCATGGACATGGAAGCAAACGTATCAAAGGCTGCGGCCACCGTCATGCGGTCCCATTGCGCCGCAAGATCGATGCGCTGGCCCTGATACAAAACAACCTCTCCAAAGCCGGCTTGCAGGGCCACGAACCGTATCAGCTCCTTGCACTGGTCCATCATGTCGAGGTAGCCGTGGCCGGCGGTATACCACTCCAGCAGCGTCATTTCAGGCAGGTGGCGAGCGCCGCGCTCATTGCTGCGGAAGCACTTGCAGATCTGGAAAATACGGGGATATCCGGCCGCCAAAAGCCGTTTCATGCCCAGCTCCGGTGAGGTATGCAAATACCAGTTTCCCGAAGGCTGGGCGTCGATATGGGCTTCCGGGACCGGGGCCGGAATCCGGCAGGGGGTCTCGACTTCAAGATAGTCGTGTTCAACGAAATACTGCCGAAGCGCCTGAATGATTCGAGCCCTTAACCAAAGGTTTTTATTGATGGCTGCCTGTCTGCTGTCTTTCATACTTAAGATTCCTGGACACATCATCATTAACGAAATAAATTTATCACGAAAGCATGAAAATAGCTAATGTCCGTTGTCCATTGTCAGTAGTCAGTAGTAGTTGCATTTACGAGCACTTAGGTCAATCATAGGTTTATGAGAGATCAATTCACATCCAATTGAATAAACAGCATTTTTTGTTCTTTCCAACGGACAACGGACAACTGACATTATCCGATTATTTCTGTTTTACATAATTAAGACCTTCTTTTCCAGATCAATTTGTGGCAAAATCTAGTAAAAAGTTTACTAAGTACTTTGATTCGTAAATTCGGCAACGTATTTTATAACAAGCCATCGCATATGGCGAAGGATCATAAAAGTGACTAAAGTTTGAAGTGAGCTAAAGTGAGCTAAAGTTGCGGAATCCGCCTGCGGCGAAGCCAATTTTAAAAATGATAGAATTCATTAACTTTAGGCACTTTAGATCACTTTAGGCACTTTAAACTTTGAAATTAAATGAATAAACCAGATATTATACGTAATCGTATTTAAGAATACGTGCACTAAGGATAATCATGAACCGGCTCATTGCAAAAACCCAAGTCAATGTTCCGTTTAGCATGCTTTATGAGACCCACCTGGATCGGTTTTTAAAAAACGGTCTGAATCCGGAAATCGGTCTGGATTGCAACGCCTTGGAACGGTTCAGCCTTTCCGATTTCCGAGCTGTTGCCGTCCGGCTTCAGCAGGGCGGGCTGGCCATTACGCTGCATGCGCCGTTTATGGATCTGTCTCCTGGTTCGCCGGATCCGGCCATAAGAGCCTTAACCCGGCGTCGTTTTGAACAGGTACTCGAACTGGTGCCGCTGTTTAAGCCCAAATCGGTGGTATGCCATGCCGCCTACGACTGGAAGCGATACTCACATCTTAAGGACCAGTGGTTTAAAAACAGCCTGGAAACCTGGTCCTGGCTCGCTAAACGTATCCAAGGTGAAGGCGGGGTCTTAATGCTGGAGAACGTCTATGAGCGCGACCCCGAGGATCTGCGCACCCTTTTCGAGGGCCTTGGCGGCCATGTTGCCGGCTTTTGCCTGGACACCGGCCATCAGGCCGTTTTCGGCCGAGTTGCCATGGAAACCTGGATTGAATCGCTGGGGCCTTTTCTCGGCCAGGTTCACTTGCATGACAACTGCGGCCGGCAGGATGAACATCTGGCGCTTGGTCGCGGGCAAATAGATTTTAAAAAGTTCTTCGAGCAGCTCAAACGCATAAAAAAAGAGCCCCCTATCATTACCCTCGAGCCGCACCGCGAAGGGGATTTCTGGCCCAGCATTGAATATCTGGCAACGGTGTGGCCCTGGTAAACCTTGACAACACAATTGGTTAAATGGTTGATTGGTCAACTGGTTAAATTTACTTGTATTCATACAATCGGGGTCTTGACAGCAAACATTTCAAAAAAAGAGCTTTATCATGAGACGAACAGCAAAAATGTTGCCCTTGACGGTTGCCGGATTCTTATTCTTTTTATGTATTTTTTCGGCGCCAGGCGGCCGGGCCGAGGAACAAGCGACCGTTAAACCCCTGTTTCCCGTCCGGCTTGACCATGAGTTCCCAAATTCGAAAAAAACCTTTGAAGAAGTTAAGAGCCTGATTCTGAAGAACTATTACAGCGACGACATTAGCGAAGAAGCCCTTTATTGGGCCGCGATTGAAGGCATGCTGCGGCAGATATCGCCGCCAAAGGAGCCCGATCTTGCCAAGATCTGGACGGCGGAAGCATACGAAAAAATTTTTCTTGCACTGCAGAACAATCTGATATCGATCGGACTTAAAAGTTCGTATAACCCCAATGAAGGCAGTCTTACCATTACCGAAGTTTTGCCGAATTCGCCGGCCGAGTCGATCTTGAAACCTTATGATCGTATCCTGCGTATCAACTCGCAACCGCTGAAAGCGAAAACCTTGCAGGAATTAAATGCCCTGCTGGACGGTGAAGCAGGGACAGAAGTTTCCCTTACGGTAAACCGGGACATTAATGTCTTCGATGTTACCCTTAAACGGCGGAAATTTTCGATGGAAACCTTGATCGTCAGCCCTTTAACCGACAAAATTGCCCTGGTGGAAATCAAACGGTTTACGGCCGATGTCTCCAAAAAACTGAAAGATGAATTGAGCAAACTAAAGGAAAACGGCTTTCAAAAGCTGATTATCGATCTTCGCAATAACCCCGGCGGCATTTTTGCCGAGTCTTTGCGCGTCGTTGAGCTGTTTCTGCCTGAGAAAAGTATTCTTTTGAGAACGTTTCAGCGCGAGCAAAAGCTGCAAAATTACGTTTCCGTCAACACGGAACCGTTTGCGTTTGAGATGGCAATCCTGGTCAACCACAATACCGCTTCGTCCGCGGAAGTCCTGGCAAGCAGCCTTCAGGACCACCAGAGAGCGTTGATCATCGGGACGAGAACTTTTGGCAAGGGGGTATTTGAAAATACGTTTAAATTGGATAACGATTTTCGTGTTAAATTTATTACAGGGGCCA encodes:
- a CDS encoding DUF4160 domain-containing protein produces the protein MRLQNSGGFNRFELKQVRSIIEKNQESLMEAWNEYFGR
- a CDS encoding DUF2442 domain-containing protein, giving the protein MNILAVEIEIPYAVDVHSTEDTLTVDFSDGRTISVPLGWYPRLEHASPEERANWRLIGKGQGIHWEDIDEDISVEGLLAGKPSGESQTSFKKWLRERHKDLDDF
- a CDS encoding radical SAM protein, which produces MGINSDVKDVIKKVFDGGFPTANDLRMLLNIKPHSAEAGFVIGCADEINRAASKGKAEVHAQIGLNLSPCPNNCSFCAFAAKNKIFKEKNELSVEDAAEMALRAEKQGANAIFLMGTGDYPFEKFIEISKEIHSTLKPETVMIANIGDFGFEEGKQLIEAGYTGIYHAVRMGEGKETNINPETRLHTVKVAQETGLLIGTCVEPVGPEHFVDEIVEKIIIGRDMKPCYSGAMRRINIPGSQMEKYGMISEYRLAFLVAVVRLAMGIKLMGNCTHEPNMLGATTGANLFWAEVGTNPRDTEADTSKGRGFDIGVCQRLFKEAEFELLQGPSAIYSKSNLSE
- a CDS encoding DUF4926 domain-containing protein, whose translation is MIKELDTVVLTKDLPEHALKKGDIGAVVHSYKDNKAFEIEFITGHGGTVAVVTLKAEDVRLMQDKEILHVRKLQAA
- a CDS encoding CopG family transcriptional regulator — protein: MKNVQISFDETLLESVDRYAATARLSRSAIVRQALKRWLGEKQIQEFENEWIAKLKEKADSTEESETWIKTEQWGDE
- a CDS encoding PDZ domain-containing protein encodes the protein MRRTAKMLPLTVAGFLFFLCIFSAPGGRAEEQATVKPLFPVRLDHEFPNSKKTFEEVKSLILKNYYSDDISEEALYWAAIEGMLRQISPPKEPDLAKIWTAEAYEKIFLALQNNLISIGLKSSYNPNEGSLTITEVLPNSPAESILKPYDRILRINSQPLKAKTLQELNALLDGEAGTEVSLTVNRDINVFDVTLKRRKFSMETLIVSPLTDKIALVEIKRFTADVSKKLKDELSKLKENGFQKLIIDLRNNPGGIFAESLRVVELFLPEKSILLRTFQREQKLQNYVSVNTEPFAFEMAILVNHNTASSAEVLASSLQDHQRALIIGTRTFGKGVFENTFKLDNDFRVKFITGAMYSPKGQSWHGNGVTPDFLVEQDDKTLEALLKIEVGERFRKDVAMITAYKLLMR
- a CDS encoding type II toxin-antitoxin system PemK/MazF family toxin, translated to MNRGDVWLIDLGSRIGQRPVVVLTRQKVLEYLNKVTVAEITTQGKGYPTEVFINQKANLPKSSFVQADNLHTVPKKSLTKYVGTLDQDVMMEISRKVMLALELEKCLVED
- the genX gene encoding EF-P lysine aminoacylase GenX, whose translation is MKDSRQAAINKNLWLRARIIQALRQYFVEHDYLEVETPCRIPAPVPEAHIDAQPSGNWYLHTSPELGMKRLLAAGYPRIFQICKCFRSNERGARHLPEMTLLEWYTAGHGYLDMMDQCKELIRFVALQAGFGEVVLYQGQRIDLAAQWDRMTVAAAFDTFASMSMQTALENHRFDEIMAVEIEPHLGRPKPLFLFDYPAAASALARLKSDDRLVAERLELYIGGLELCNAFTELVDSVEQRSRFEHEQAVRRLAGKPVYSLPEKFLDALQHMPEAAGNALGVDRLVMLFADTAQIDEVVAFIPEEL
- a CDS encoding sugar phosphate isomerase/epimerase, with translation MNRLIAKTQVNVPFSMLYETHLDRFLKNGLNPEIGLDCNALERFSLSDFRAVAVRLQQGGLAITLHAPFMDLSPGSPDPAIRALTRRRFEQVLELVPLFKPKSVVCHAAYDWKRYSHLKDQWFKNSLETWSWLAKRIQGEGGVLMLENVYERDPEDLRTLFEGLGGHVAGFCLDTGHQAVFGRVAMETWIESLGPFLGQVHLHDNCGRQDEHLALGRGQIDFKKFFEQLKRIKKEPPIITLEPHREGDFWPSIEYLATVWPW